The DNA window GTAAGacatttttacattaatttCAAGTATGAAAAAATGTGTTGATAAGAAACctgttttttctctgcagagatTTAAAGATGATAAAAATCCGCACCAAAACACTGTTGCTGGGGGTTTCTCTTGGTCTGTTGGTCATCTATCTCAGTAGATATTTTACTGGGAAAAAAGCCCTTTGGATCCCCAAAACTGTGAGAGAGGGgagcagtgaaataaaaagatcCACCACGAACATCTCCTACATATACTCCTTCCCAAAATGCCAACTAAACGCAGCTGCTGGAAATGTCACAGGCTTCAGCTCTCTTCCTGGTAATGTCAAAGACTTTCTCTACCATAAACACTGTCGACATTTTCCCATGCTGCTGGACATTCCTGACAAATGCGGAGGAGCTGATGAATCTTCAGAGgtctttctcctcctggtcaTTAAAAGCATCCCTGATAACTTTGACCGTCGAGAGGTACTGCGCAAAACCTGGGCTACAGAGAGGCTGCACAATGGTGTGCAGATCCGGAGGATCTTCATCTCAGGAGTGACGGGTTCTGGTTttgaaagagggagacagaacaAACTTCTTGAACTGGAACAAAATGAGTACAATGACATTCTTCAATGGGACTTTAGTGACACGTTCTACAACCTCACCTTAAAGCAGGTACTCTTCCTAGAATGGATGGAAAGAAACTGTCCGAAAGCTCGCTTCTTGCTAAATGGTGATGACGACGTTTTTGTCAACACAGACAACATGGTTGAGTATCTCCAAGGCCTCAGGGACAATGATGGAGGCAAGCACCTCTTTACCGGACATTTGATACAGTACGAGGGGCCCATTAGATCACCAGAGAGCAAGTACTATGTCCCAGTACAAGTGCAGGAGTCAGAGTCTTATCCCCCTTATTGTGGTGGTGGAGGCTTCCTCCTGTCGGGCTATTCAGCTATGGTCATATACAACATGTCCAAGTCCATCCCTTTAATTCCTATTGATGATGTTTACATGGGGATGTGTATGGCCAAAGCAGGATTGGGTCCAGTTCACCATATGGGTGTAAGGACAGCAGGAATGCACATTCCCTCGCGTAAACTAGATGAATTTGATCCCTGCTATTATAAAGAGATTTTACTGGTGCACAGATTCCGACCAGCAGGCATCTATCTTATGTGGCAAAGAATAAGTGACCCCAATCTAAAATGTGAATTGACAAAGAACTCATTTTAGTAGCATTAAGCTCACTGGTTG is part of the Limanda limanda chromosome 9, fLimLim1.1, whole genome shotgun sequence genome and encodes:
- the LOC133010762 gene encoding N-acetyllactosaminide beta-1,3-N-acetylglucosaminyltransferase 3-like translates to MIKIRTKTLLLGVSLGLLVIYLSRYFTGKKALWIPKTVREGSSEIKRSTTNISYIYSFPKCQLNAAAGNVTGFSSLPGNVKDFLYHKHCRHFPMLLDIPDKCGGADESSEVFLLLVIKSIPDNFDRREVLRKTWATERLHNGVQIRRIFISGVTGSGFERGRQNKLLELEQNEYNDILQWDFSDTFYNLTLKQVLFLEWMERNCPKARFLLNGDDDVFVNTDNMVEYLQGLRDNDGGKHLFTGHLIQYEGPIRSPESKYYVPVQVQESESYPPYCGGGGFLLSGYSAMVIYNMSKSIPLIPIDDVYMGMCMAKAGLGPVHHMGVRTAGMHIPSRKLDEFDPCYYKEILLVHRFRPAGIYLMWQRISDPNLKCELTKNSF